In the genome of Takifugu flavidus isolate HTHZ2018 unplaced genomic scaffold, ASM371156v2 ctg443, whole genome shotgun sequence, one region contains:
- the LOC130520604 gene encoding B-cell receptor CD22-like, with amino-acid sequence MVGYWWPGSLPNFGASSQRYRYLGDFISDCRLQINDVQHADAGYYFFSFYTTFEDQKKLTAAVQSSSVAEGDDIRLTCVSGCPTPVDIVWFKDGQPVRNEVFVARREDTGRYHCAVWRQEDPPDRVTLTISSPGNVVRGSSVVLTCHSDASPPVRNNGYSLYREGRFIGLGQNYTIPDVQPDHSGRYHCQAWNSISSRGVDHFNSSAVLLQVYCTYLDINSTQHISDDDDVTVWDPVLLPDVPENISITINPAHVVWGSSVNLTCSSDANPPADTYIWYRNTNSSSSNRPQVGSGQVLSIPSMEALHSGLYLCQARNQVGGKNSTEVLLAMVDEEQRGSQTLPAVVGIGLALIVALVVALFLFCRWKKRRLHQKALDESNVIYSNIQRPDSALPDVARHTIPSSSSSQSPASMRSEVTYSLVNIKSRDLEGLSDSPDVQGSRSKGKNSIDSVIYATISP; translated from the exons ATGGTTGGTTATTGGTGGCCCGGCTCTTTGCCAAATTTCGGGGCTTCCTCGCAGCGCTATCGATATTTGGGCGACTTCATCAGTGACTGCCGCCTGCAGATAAATGATGTGCAACACGCCGATGCAGGGTActactttttcagtttttacaccACGTTCGAAGATCAGAAGA AGCTGACGGCTGCTGTGCAGTCGAGCTCCGTGGCGGAAGGCGACGACATCAGGCTGACCTGTGTGTCGGGCTGTCCCACGCCAGTGGACATTGTCTGGTTCAAGGATGGACAACCTGTAAGGAACGAGGTCTTTGTAGCCAGGCGAGAGGACACTGGCAGGTACCACTGTGCTGTCTGGAGACAAGAGG atcCTCCTGACAGAGTGACCTTGACCATCAGTTCACCCGGGAACGTCGTCAGAGGAAGTTCGGTGGTTCTCACCTGCCACAGCGACGCCAGCCCCCCGGTGAGAAACAACGGGTACAGCCTCTACAGGGAAGGGCGCTTCATCGGGTTGGGGCAGAACTACACCATCCCTGACGTGCAGCCGGATCACAGCGGGCGGTACCACTGTCAGGCCTggaacagcatcagcagcagaggggtggaCCATTTTAACTCCTCtgcggtcctcctccaggtctacTGTACGTATCTGGACATAAACTCAActcaacacatttctgatgatgacgatgtgaCTGTGTGGGATCCCGTTCTTCTCCCAGACGTCCCAGAGAACATTTCCATTACAATTAACCCAGCCCATGTGGTGTGGGGCAGCAGTGTGAATCTGACCTGCTCCAGTGATGCTAACCCCCCTGCAGAtacctacatctggtacagaaatacaaactccagcagctccaacaggCCGCAGGTGGGCTCAGGTCAGGTGTTGTCCATTCCCTCCATGGAGGCGCTGCACTCTGGACTGTACCTCTGCCAGGCCAGGAACCAAGTGGGGGGGAAGAACTCGACCGAGGTGCTGCTGGCCatggtggatgaggagcagcggg GTAGCCAGACGCTCCCAGCTGTGGTCGGAATTGGACTCGCTCTCATCGTAGCTCTCGTGGTCGCCCTCTTTTTGTTCTG caggtggaaaaaaaggcgCCTTCATCAGAAGGCGCTTGATGAATCCAACGTCATATACAGCAACATCCAAAGGCCAGACTCCGCTCTGCCAGACGTCGCTCGCCATACgatcccttcctcctcctcctctcagtctcCGGCATCCATGAGAAGCGAGGTGACCTACTCATTAGTGAACATCAAATCCAGAGATCTGGAGGGGCTGAGCGacagtccagatgtgcagggcTCACG gtccaaaggaaaaaacagcatcGACAGTGTGATCTATGCTACCATTTCACCATGA
- the LOC130520605 gene encoding uncharacterized protein LOC130520605 isoform X1 has protein sequence MQTLVCMDTRAVYIFCARRYSFLNRWSVLLGSISNKPVNANVAEVKTIVYHSSYLPFVDANIDDNSRDIAVLALTQPLTFNDEEEGAQSLFHGNADANAANADAAFDVLLSAVSRLQTQHPDALLLISGDFNHASPSSSLPKFTQYVTCHTRDNKTLDLFYANTKEAYHSLPLPPLGRADHNLVHLRPVYKPLVQRQPAVTRTVKKWSEEAEEALKDCFNTTLWDVFSDAHGEDIDNLTSCITDYINFCVENTVPTRTVRSFSNSKPWITPDIKALLKEKKRAFVSGDKEELKTVQRELRRKIRQEKDNYRRKMENQLQQNNICGVWKGLKTISGFKEQKSQPVGDRGWANDLNLFFNRFDQVPTLPQPSLLCCYPRHCLCLQPIVPPVPPPPLS, from the exons ATGCAAACTCTTGTCTGTATGGATACAAGAGCAGTATATATCTTCTGTGCTAGGCGGTATAGCTTTCTTAACCGCTGGAGTGTGTTGCTGGGCTCCATCTCCAACAAACCTGTCAATGCCAACGTGGCAGAGGTTAAGACTATCGTTTACCACAGCAGCTACCTGCCCTTTGTGGATGCTAACATCGACGACAACAGCAGGGACATCGCCGTTCTCGCCCTCACCCAGCCTCTCACGTTCAACG atgaggaagaaggagcgCAATCTCTTTTCCACGGAAACGCTGACGCTAACgctgctaacgctgatgcagcctttgatgtcctgctctcagcagtgagcaggctgcaaacacagcaccctgacgccctcctcctcatctctggagacttcaatcatgcctctccatcatcttctctgcccaaattcacccagtacgtcacatgccacaccagggacaataaaacactggacctcttctatgccaacaccaaggaggcataccactctctcccactccctcccctgggccgtgccgaccacaaccttgtacacctccggcctgtgtacaaacctcttgtgcagaggcagcctgctgtcacccgcacagtgaagaaatggtccgaagaagccgaagaggccctgaaagactgtttcaacacgaccctgtgggatgtattcagcgacgcccatggggaggacattgacaacctcaccagctgcatcactgaCTACATTAATTTTtgcgtggagaacaccgtacccaccaggactgtacggagcttctccaacagcaagccctggatcaccccagacataaaggccctcctgaaggagaagaagagggcttttgtgtctggagacaaggaagagctgaagactgtgcagagagaactgaggaggaagatcagacaggagaaggacaactacaggaggaagatggaaaaccagctgcagcagaacaacatctgtggggtatggaagggcctgaagaccatctcgggcttcaaggagcagaagtcccaacctgtgggcgaccgggggtgggctaacgacctgaacttgtttttcaatagatttgatcaggtacccaccctcccccagcccagtctcctctgctgttacccccgccactgtctgtgcctgcaacccattgttcctcctgtcccccctccccctctctcatga
- the LOC130520605 gene encoding uncharacterized protein LOC130520605 isoform X2, producing MITVFTDEEEGAQSLFHGNADANAANADAAFDVLLSAVSRLQTQHPDALLLISGDFNHASPSSSLPKFTQYVTCHTRDNKTLDLFYANTKEAYHSLPLPPLGRADHNLVHLRPVYKPLVQRQPAVTRTVKKWSEEAEEALKDCFNTTLWDVFSDAHGEDIDNLTSCITDYINFCVENTVPTRTVRSFSNSKPWITPDIKALLKEKKRAFVSGDKEELKTVQRELRRKIRQEKDNYRRKMENQLQQNNICGVWKGLKTISGFKEQKSQPVGDRGWANDLNLFFNRFDQVPTLPQPSLLCCYPRHCLCLQPIVPPVPPPPLS from the coding sequence ATGATAACAGTTTttacagatgaggaagaaggagcgCAATCTCTTTTCCACGGAAACGCTGACGCTAACgctgctaacgctgatgcagcctttgatgtcctgctctcagcagtgagcaggctgcaaacacagcaccctgacgccctcctcctcatctctggagacttcaatcatgcctctccatcatcttctctgcccaaattcacccagtacgtcacatgccacaccagggacaataaaacactggacctcttctatgccaacaccaaggaggcataccactctctcccactccctcccctgggccgtgccgaccacaaccttgtacacctccggcctgtgtacaaacctcttgtgcagaggcagcctgctgtcacccgcacagtgaagaaatggtccgaagaagccgaagaggccctgaaagactgtttcaacacgaccctgtgggatgtattcagcgacgcccatggggaggacattgacaacctcaccagctgcatcactgaCTACATTAATTTTtgcgtggagaacaccgtacccaccaggactgtacggagcttctccaacagcaagccctggatcaccccagacataaaggccctcctgaaggagaagaagagggcttttgtgtctggagacaaggaagagctgaagactgtgcagagagaactgaggaggaagatcagacaggagaaggacaactacaggaggaagatggaaaaccagctgcagcagaacaacatctgtggggtatggaagggcctgaagaccatctcgggcttcaaggagcagaagtcccaacctgtgggcgaccgggggtgggctaacgacctgaacttgtttttcaatagatttgatcaggtacccaccctcccccagcccagtctcctctgctgttacccccgccactgtctgtgcctgcaacccattgttcctcctgtcccccctccccctctctcatga